The proteins below come from a single Vicugna pacos chromosome 13, VicPac4, whole genome shotgun sequence genomic window:
- the DMRTA2 gene encoding doublesex- and mab-3-related transcription factor A2 — translation MELRSELPSVPGAATAAATATGPPVASVASVAAAAAAAASLPVSVAGGLLRAPPLLLRAAEKYPRTPKCARCRNHGVVSALKGHKRYCRWKDCLCAKCTLIAERQRVMAAQVALRRQQAQEENEARELQLLYGTAEGLALAAANGIIPPRPAYEVFGSVCAADGVGPAAGAPAGTGGGTAGAGSSEAKLQKFDLFPKTLLQAGRPGSPQPPPGKPLSPDGADSGPGTSSPEVRTGSGSENGDGESFSGSPLARASKEAGGSCPGSAGPGGGGEEDSPGSASPLGSESGSEADKEEAEAAPAPGLGGGPGPRQRTPLDILTRVFPGHRRGVLELVLQGCGGDVVQAIEQVLNHHRGGLVAGLGPAAPPDKAAVGAVAAADDAWPGRVDAAAAGGPGLPAPLQAGPAAPPHHRPLLAGAMAPGALGSLSSRSAFSPLQPNASHFGADAGAYPLGAPLGLSPLRLAYSAAAAHSRGLAFMAPYSTAGLVPTLGFRPPMDYAFSDLMRDRSAAAAAVHKEPTYGGGLYGPMVNGAPEKQ, via the exons ATGGAGCTGCGCTCCGAGCTGCCCAGCGTACCTGGTGCCGCGACGGCGGCCGCGACAGCGACGGGGCCCCCCGTGGCTTCGGTGGCATcggtggcagcggcggcggcggcggccgcttCTCTACCGGTGAGCGTGGCCGGCGGCTTGCTACGGGCGCCGCCGCTGTTGTTGAGGGCTGCGGAGAAGTACCCGCGGACCCCCAAGTGTGCGCGCTGCCGCAACCACGGCGTGGTTTCTGCGCTTAAGGGCCACAAGCGCTACTGCCGCTGGAAGGACTGCCTATGCGCCAAGTGCACGCTCATCGCCGAGCGCCAGCGCGTCATGGCCGCGCAGGTGGCGCTGCGCAGGCAACAGGCGCAGGAAGAGAACGAGGCACGCGAGCTACAGCTGCTCTACGGCACTGCCGAGGGCCTGGCGCTGGCAGCCGCCAACGGCATCATCCCGCCGCGACCCGCCTACGAGGTCTTCGGCTCAGTGTGCGCCGCCGACGGCGTGGGGCCAGCAGCAGGAGCGCCGGCCGGGACCGGAGGCGGCACAGCGGGTGCAGGGAGCTCAG AGGCCAAGTTACAGAAGTTTGACTTGTTCCCCAAGACGCTGCTTCAGGCAGGCCGCCCAGGCAGCCCGCAGCCGCCCCCGGGGAAGCCCTTGTCACCCGACGGCGCAGACTCCGGTCCCGGGACATCGTCCCCAGAGGTGCGGACGGGCTCGGGCTCGGAGAACGGCGACGGCGAGTCCTTTTCGGGGTCGCCTCTGGCCCGGGCCTCCAAAGAGGCAGGTGGCAGCTGCCCGGGCAGCGCTGGCCCCGGGGGCGGCGGCGAGGAGGACAGCCCGGGATCCGCTAGCCCTCTGGGCTCAGAATCGGGTTCGGAGGCTGACAAAGAAGAGGCTGAGGCCGCGCCCGcgccagggctgggaggaggcccGGGTCCACGACAGCGGACGCCGCTGGACATCTTGACGCGTGTCTTCCCGGGCCACCGGCGAGGCGTCCTGGAGCTGGTGTTGCAGGGCTGCGGCGGCGACGTGGTGCAGGCCATCGAGCAGGTGCTGAATCACCACCGCGGGGGCCTGGTGGCCGGTCTCGGTCCCGCCGCGCCCCCTGATAAGGCTGCAGTGGGGGCAGTAGCAGCAGCGGACGACGCGTGGCCTGGCCGCGTCGACGCAGCTGCCGCCGGCGGCCCCGGGCTGCCCGCGCCGCTGCAGGCGGGCCCCGCCGCACCTCCGCACCACAGACCTTTGCTGGCTGGCGCCATGGCGCCCGGGGCGCTGGGCTCGCTGAGCAGCCGCTCGGCCTTCTCGCCCCTGCAGCCCAACGCCAGTCACTTCGGGGCCGACGCAGGCGCCTACCCGCTGGGCGCGCCGCTAGGCCTCAGCCCCCTGCGCCTGGCCTACTCGGCGGCTGCGGCCCACAGCCGCGGCCTGGCCTTCATGGCTCCTTACTCCACCGCCGGCCTGGTGCCCACACTGGGCTTCCGCCCGCCCATGGACTACGCCTTCAGCGATCTCATGCGCGACCGCTCGGCCGCCGCTGCCGCTGTGCACAAGGAGCCGACCTATGGCGGCGGCCTATATGGGCCTATGGTCAATGGAGCCCCTGAGAAGCAGTAG